A genomic stretch from candidate division WOR-3 bacterium includes:
- a CDS encoding TIGR00159 family protein — MWFFRFRFVDVIDIILVALLAYYFLRFLRGTRAIRMLYALIFLLVIGAIARWLDFKALGLIVSSLTTVWLVAFVIIFQPEIRNLLSRFGRTRPVRFLFRPTADATMVDELVAAAAQMKEKKLGALIVLEREIGLREYAETGTRLEARVSAPLLVSIFTPPSPLHDGAVIISAGQIIAASCTLPLGETEPGLGMRHRAAAGITTVTDAIAIVVSETTGNISFAQRGRLLINLTPSQLKYNLMQALLKES; from the coding sequence ATGTGGTTTTTCCGGTTTCGGTTTGTTGATGTCATTGACATCATCCTCGTTGCTTTACTTGCCTACTACTTTTTGCGTTTTCTGCGCGGCACCCGGGCAATCCGGATGCTCTATGCGCTAATTTTTCTTTTAGTGATTGGTGCCATCGCCCGCTGGCTTGACTTTAAGGCGCTGGGTTTGATTGTCAGTTCCCTGACCACGGTCTGGCTCGTTGCCTTTGTCATCATCTTCCAGCCGGAAATCAGGAACCTGCTGTCCCGCTTTGGCCGTACCCGGCCGGTGCGGTTTTTATTCCGGCCTACGGCGGACGCAACAATGGTTGATGAACTGGTTGCCGCGGCGGCACAGATGAAGGAGAAAAAACTGGGCGCCTTGATTGTTCTGGAACGGGAAATCGGTTTGCGCGAGTATGCCGAGACCGGCACCCGGCTTGAGGCAAGGGTTTCCGCCCCTTTGCTTGTTTCCATCTTCACCCCGCCTTCGCCGTTGCACGACGGTGCGGTCATCATCAGCGCCGGTCAGATAATTGCGGCGAGTTGCACCTTACCGCTGGGTGAGACCGAACCCGGGCTGGGTATGCGGCACCGCGCTGCGGCCGGGATTACAACCGTGACCGATGCGATTGCGATTGTCGTTTCAGAAACGACCGGCAATATCAGTTTTGCCCAGCGGGGCAGGTTGCTAATCAATTTGACACCATCGCAGTTAAAGTATAATCTGATGCAGGCACTATTAAAGGAGAGTTAA
- a CDS encoding DUF2723 domain-containing protein translates to MNESRWRLIFFVAIFLTVLAVYLYSVAPTASFWDCAELIAVSYIAGIPHPPGTPLFVMLGRIFTLLPIGKEIAFRVNLIPTLFGAFSCGLLYLIVVRLLSQHSAEEKNRRWYLPHIAGIFAALMCGFGYSYWDNCVEAEVYGPCVVIALSVLYMALVWREGRENKTGDNRQILAAIFLLFVATGIHFTPMLVVFAVLVFALLVDRQAVIHLRFIEFAVGYLLILTVNELGLSAGTFIVVPLMLVGTYYAIRIMERSERNVSLIYGLGLLALVFLVAWIGAGQKIMDDVVLFLASPTVALIERWVKSPALLVAFVVAFAGYLYWLHTKKKLQPRYVGLLLGLVLLAGTVQFIMLIRARHYPSINEVEPTRWRDFVSVLKREQYDPMRLLPRKTQFYTEDDWRRNQNPAFGLLRAYIEQVAFYIRYFLWQWGNERYLDVLITNIPRIFLRLGWQGILGLIPPLLGLWGMWHQFKRDKKSFALIFVAFIVASIGLLTYLNLKFSPSDPRPELRFREVRERDYFFAFSFVFYTIFIGTGVYAFMKWVDQELKTRRVAVPMPVIAGLVLGFGFVPMFLNYKGVTRRHNWIPAEYGYNMLVCCEGEKAVLFTNGDNDTFPLWFMQTVPSLVANNDPNFGKNVAVANLSLLNTPWFCKQLKRWGAPISFTEEEIERLPLGYVARNNRTVLLKDIMIRNIIATAGGIKLKWPEDYEAPSEQFMAKVFGPGYNPKSPVYFATTVSPDNTVDCEPYLRLEGLVRRVVAERSSIPDEEMVDTLRTRVLLTEKFKLKSMLDPRVEKDENTRGLFTTYAHSHLLLANAYARAGDNQAAQQALMPALKFELEPTQKMLLFYHLSRYAALNRQYEVALTAIDSAQRYAGDEPRLRLELFLQRGFISQAMGNYPEAEKMYLQALALAPNEWQLVQLLYRFYVEDMHSVDKARALLSDWLRRHPSDFNAEQLLRQLQ, encoded by the coding sequence ATGAATGAATCACGATGGCGACTGATTTTCTTTGTTGCGATTTTTCTGACCGTCCTGGCGGTTTACCTTTACAGCGTGGCGCCAACCGCATCGTTCTGGGACTGTGCGGAACTGATTGCGGTTTCTTATATCGCCGGTATTCCCCATCCACCAGGCACACCGCTTTTTGTGATGCTGGGAAGGATTTTCACCCTTTTGCCCATTGGCAAGGAAATCGCCTTCCGGGTGAATTTGATACCGACTCTGTTTGGCGCCTTCTCGTGCGGGTTACTCTATTTGATTGTTGTCCGGTTGCTTTCCCAGCACAGCGCTGAGGAGAAGAACCGGCGCTGGTATCTGCCCCACATCGCCGGGATATTTGCCGCTTTGATGTGCGGTTTTGGCTACTCCTACTGGGACAACTGTGTTGAAGCCGAAGTTTACGGTCCCTGCGTGGTCATTGCCCTCTCGGTGCTTTATATGGCGCTGGTCTGGCGCGAGGGCAGGGAGAACAAAACCGGTGACAACCGTCAGATTCTTGCTGCCATCTTTCTCCTTTTTGTTGCGACCGGAATCCATTTCACGCCGATGCTTGTCGTGTTTGCGGTGCTGGTGTTTGCGCTGTTAGTTGACCGCCAGGCGGTGATTCATCTGCGGTTCATTGAGTTTGCGGTTGGTTATCTTTTGATTCTGACCGTCAATGAACTGGGTCTGTCTGCGGGCACCTTCATCGTGGTTCCTTTGATGCTGGTGGGCACCTACTATGCGATTCGGATAATGGAGCGTTCAGAGCGCAATGTGTCGCTCATCTATGGGCTGGGGCTTTTGGCACTGGTTTTCCTGGTTGCCTGGATTGGTGCCGGACAGAAGATTATGGACGATGTCGTGCTCTTCCTAGCATCGCCCACCGTTGCCCTGATTGAGCGCTGGGTTAAGTCACCGGCGCTGCTTGTTGCCTTTGTTGTCGCTTTTGCCGGCTATCTGTACTGGCTGCATACCAAAAAGAAATTGCAACCCCGTTATGTTGGGCTTTTGCTCGGGCTGGTACTCCTTGCTGGCACGGTTCAGTTCATTATGCTGATTCGCGCCCGGCACTACCCGAGCATCAACGAAGTTGAGCCGACCCGCTGGCGCGACTTTGTCTCGGTTTTGAAGCGGGAGCAGTACGACCCGATGCGGCTTTTGCCGCGCAAGACCCAGTTCTACACCGAGGATGATTGGCGCCGGAATCAGAATCCGGCGTTCGGGCTGCTCCGCGCCTATATTGAGCAGGTCGCCTTCTACATCCGCTACTTTCTCTGGCAGTGGGGTAACGAAAGGTACCTTGATGTTTTGATTACAAACATCCCGCGCATCTTTCTCCGTCTGGGCTGGCAGGGGATATTAGGGTTGATACCGCCGCTCCTTGGACTCTGGGGAATGTGGCACCAGTTTAAACGGGACAAAAAGTCGTTTGCCTTAATCTTTGTTGCCTTTATTGTGGCATCAATCGGACTTTTGACCTATTTGAATCTGAAGTTTTCACCTTCAGACCCGCGACCGGAATTGAGGTTCCGGGAGGTGCGCGAACGGGACTACTTTTTTGCCTTTTCGTTTGTGTTTTACACGATTTTTATCGGCACCGGGGTTTACGCCTTTATGAAGTGGGTTGACCAGGAACTTAAAACCCGACGGGTAGCGGTGCCGATGCCGGTGATTGCGGGACTGGTTTTGGGTTTCGGGTTTGTGCCGATGTTCCTGAATTACAAAGGGGTAACACGGCGTCACAACTGGATACCGGCGGAGTACGGTTACAATATGCTGGTCTGCTGTGAAGGGGAGAAGGCGGTACTGTTTACCAATGGTGACAACGACACCTTCCCTTTGTGGTTTATGCAAACCGTGCCGTCGCTCGTGGCAAACAACGACCCCAATTTCGGAAAGAATGTGGCGGTTGCCAACCTTTCGCTGTTGAATACGCCGTGGTTTTGCAAACAACTTAAAAGGTGGGGCGCACCGATTTCCTTTACCGAAGAGGAGATTGAGCGGCTACCCCTGGGTTATGTTGCCCGAAACAACCGCACCGTCCTGCTGAAGGACATAATGATTCGCAATATCATCGCGACCGCCGGGGGCATAAAACTGAAATGGCCCGAAGACTACGAAGCTCCTTCTGAGCAGTTTATGGCGAAGGTGTTTGGTCCGGGTTACAATCCCAAGAGCCCGGTTTACTTTGCGACAACGGTATCACCGGACAATACGGTTGATTGTGAGCCTTATCTCCGGCTGGAAGGTTTGGTGCGCCGGGTTGTGGCGGAACGCAGTTCGATACCGGATGAGGAGATGGTTGATACACTGCGTACCCGGGTACTTTTGACCGAGAAGTTTAAGTTGAAGTCGATGCTCGACCCGAGGGTGGAAAAGGACGAAAATACCCGCGGGTTGTTTACGACCTATGCCCATAGCCACCTTCTGCTTGCCAACGCCTATGCCCGGGCTGGGGACAATCAGGCGGCGCAGCAGGCGCTTATGCCCGCGCTTAAGTTTGAACTGGAACCGACCCAGAAGATGCTGCTGTTTTACCATTTATCCCGCTATGCAGCGCTCAATCGTCAGTATGAGGTTGCGCTGACGGCGATTGACTCGGCACAAAGATACGCGGGTGATGAGCCACGACTGCGACTGGAACTGTTCCTCCAGCGCGGTTTCATCAGCCAGGCGATGGGCAACTACCCGGAGGCGGAAAAGATGTACCTCCAGGCGCTGGCGCTGGCACCGAATGAGTGGCAACTGGTTCAACTCCTGTACCGGTTCTATGTTGAGGATATGCACAGCGTTGACAAAGCCCGGGCTTTGCTATCAGACTGGCTGCGCCGGCATCCCAGCGACTTCAATGCCGAACAGCTGTTGCGCCAGTTGCAGTAG
- the folP gene encoding dihydropteroate synthase — protein sequence MIRLLDISHPQDLYQELARVGVDPAAWEIFRAKSTVRALKISGLSVAGANILKQTALVAGADCAVHRNAINGKVRETDAILFATERQIEDICQRLRHQPECARRLVPFLSELGTNFMPPVSGLTVGRKKFELGKRVLIMGILNVTPDSFYDGGRYFEPERAIEQGIRLSEDGADIIDIGAESTRPGSKPVPEKEQLRRLLPVLKQLARKVKVPISVDTTSARVAEAVLDAGAGMINDISGLRFDRRLAKVVAQANVPIIVMHIKGKPRTMQKNPVYQDLMAEIVDGLARSIKLGVAAGIAPDKILVDPGIGFGKTAGHNLEILRRLKELRTLGKPIVIGPSRKSFIGAVLNLPVEERLEGTIAACVIGALNGADIVRVHDVKALRRALALKDAVYPPPKSGGSQTAR from the coding sequence ATGATTCGGCTCCTTGATATCAGCCATCCCCAGGACCTTTATCAGGAGTTAGCACGAGTTGGTGTTGACCCGGCAGCGTGGGAGATTTTTCGTGCCAAGAGCACGGTGCGGGCGCTGAAAATCAGCGGGCTGTCGGTTGCCGGTGCCAACATTTTGAAGCAAACTGCACTGGTTGCGGGCGCGGACTGTGCGGTGCATAGGAACGCAATTAACGGCAAAGTGCGCGAGACCGATGCGATTCTGTTTGCTACCGAACGGCAGATTGAGGATATTTGCCAGCGGCTCCGGCATCAGCCCGAGTGTGCCCGGAGGCTGGTGCCGTTTTTGAGCGAATTAGGGACGAATTTTATGCCGCCGGTCTCGGGGTTGACCGTGGGCAGGAAGAAGTTTGAGCTCGGTAAACGGGTTTTGATAATGGGGATTTTGAATGTCACCCCGGACTCGTTTTATGATGGCGGCAGGTACTTTGAGCCGGAAAGGGCAATTGAGCAGGGGATAAGGCTGAGTGAAGATGGCGCGGATATTATTGACATCGGTGCGGAGTCAACCCGGCCCGGTTCAAAACCGGTGCCGGAAAAGGAGCAGTTGCGCCGACTGCTGCCGGTGTTAAAGCAACTTGCCCGTAAGGTGAAGGTACCAATCTCGGTTGACACCACCAGTGCGCGGGTTGCCGAAGCGGTGCTTGACGCCGGTGCCGGAATGATAAACGACATTTCCGGACTGAGATTTGACCGGCGGCTGGCAAAGGTGGTGGCGCAGGCTAATGTGCCGATAATCGTGATGCACATCAAGGGTAAGCCCAGAACAATGCAGAAAAATCCGGTGTATCAGGATTTGATGGCGGAGATTGTTGATGGTCTTGCCCGGTCGATAAAACTGGGTGTTGCTGCTGGAATCGCGCCGGATAAAATTCTTGTTGACCCGGGGATTGGCTTTGGCAAGACCGCTGGGCACAATCTGGAGATTCTGCGGCGGTTAAAGGAGTTGCGGACGCTCGGCAAACCGATTGTCATCGGGCCCTCGCGCAAGTCTTTTATCGGTGCGGTTCTGAACCTGCCGGTTGAAGAAAGGCTGGAGGGCACGATTGCTGCCTGTGTGATTGGCGCGCTGAACGGCGCCGATATTGTGCGGGTACACGATGTCAAGGCTTTGCGCCGGGCACTGGCGCTAAAGGATGCGGTTTATCCACCGCCCAAAAGCGGTGGGTCGCAAACAGCACGGTAG
- a CDS encoding DUF1015 domain-containing protein — protein sequence MADVRPFPAIHYNLTKIGDLSKVITQPYDKVTPEMRERYLKQHQFSFINLILPKSDDPYSFSANTCHRWLEQGILVRKTKPAFYILEEEFEIEGKRMRRKGFIGAIRVEEFEKGTVLPHEFTHSGPKADRLALLRATKKDYEQIFFLYPDPKGEIERLLDSKKGAEPELIATDEFNVVHRLWQVNDQDWINALHQAMREQVVLIADGHHRYETALNYRREMEQKGNVPANAALRFKTAAFFKITDPGLVILPTHRLLKTINISPDEALSRLNNLFEVKPVSDQSAKSELEKHKTEHAFVVYFGRGKSYLLILRNLQAAKALLPAEKSPEYKELDVALLHALIIDNVFGIKPAETENRVLYERYWHDTVARVDSGEAACALFLNPTRPEQVQKLAEKMERMPQKSTDFFPKLISGMVFMDVAETEVLPD from the coding sequence ATGGCGGATGTCCGACCATTTCCGGCAATCCATTACAACCTGACGAAGATTGGCGACCTCAGTAAGGTGATTACCCAGCCTTACGACAAGGTCACACCCGAGATGCGCGAACGGTATCTGAAACAGCACCAGTTCAGTTTCATCAATCTCATCCTGCCCAAAAGCGATGACCCGTATTCATTTTCGGCAAACACCTGTCACCGCTGGCTTGAGCAAGGCATTCTTGTGCGCAAAACCAAACCCGCTTTCTACATCCTTGAAGAGGAGTTTGAAATTGAAGGCAAAAGAATGCGGCGCAAAGGGTTCATCGGTGCCATCCGGGTTGAAGAGTTTGAAAAAGGAACCGTCCTGCCTCACGAGTTTACCCATTCCGGACCAAAGGCGGACCGGTTAGCACTTTTGCGCGCCACGAAAAAAGACTACGAGCAGATATTCTTCCTCTATCCCGACCCGAAAGGTGAAATTGAACGGTTGCTGGACAGCAAAAAAGGTGCTGAGCCCGAGCTGATTGCCACCGATGAGTTTAATGTTGTCCACCGGCTCTGGCAGGTCAATGACCAGGACTGGATTAATGCCTTGCACCAGGCGATGCGGGAACAGGTGGTATTGATTGCCGATGGCCACCACCGTTATGAGACCGCACTCAACTACCGCCGGGAGATGGAACAGAAGGGAAATGTACCCGCCAATGCTGCGCTTAGGTTCAAAACCGCTGCCTTCTTCAAAATCACCGACCCCGGACTCGTAATTCTGCCCACCCACCGCTTGCTGAAAACAATAAACATTTCGCCCGATGAGGCGCTCTCCCGCCTGAACAACCTGTTTGAAGTTAAACCGGTATCTGACCAGAGCGCAAAGTCCGAACTGGAAAAACACAAAACTGAGCATGCGTTTGTTGTCTATTTTGGCAGGGGCAAAAGTTATCTGCTTATCTTACGCAACCTTCAGGCGGCGAAAGCTCTGCTACCCGCAGAAAAGAGCCCGGAGTACAAAGAACTGGATGTGGCGCTCCTCCACGCCTTAATAATCGATAATGTATTTGGCATCAAACCGGCTGAAACCGAAAACCGGGTGCTATATGAACGGTACTGGCACGACACCGTTGCCCGCGTTGACTCCGGCGAAGCCGCCTGTGCCCTGTTCCTCAACCCAACACGGCCCGAACAGGTGCAGAAACTGGCAGAAAAGATGGAGCGGATGCCCCAAAAGTCAACCGACTTTTTCCCGAAACTGATTTCCGGAATGGTCTTTATGGATGTGGCGGAAACGGAGGTGCTTCCGGATTAG
- a CDS encoding T9SS type A sorting domain-containing protein has product MKYKVLLFVLVLFLVPAFADSLNVRLIGNWPFGPSQAATCDSARNLVFCGSGGGVYVLDVSNPSQPVKVSEAIHTGGFVEGFFYRSNLLYIADGQAGLEIWDVTNPNSPSKLGSYDTPYSAYGVYVSGSYAYVADYSGLRVIDVSDPRNPQEIGNYDTPRYTYGVYVSGSYVYVADWDAGLQIYQFVPPGEEKGIASPSARNGLVVYPNPARSSFTIRLSEGVDRIKIYDCDGRLVKEIASGSRPRNDREGEDCKENIVTIQLDNIKSGVYFVQAGKRTEKLIVKGR; this is encoded by the coding sequence ATGAAATATAAAGTTCTGCTCTTTGTTCTGGTGCTGTTTTTGGTACCGGCATTTGCCGACTCTTTGAATGTGCGGCTTATCGGCAACTGGCCCTTTGGTCCTTCTCAGGCGGCAACCTGTGATTCAGCAAGAAACCTTGTGTTTTGCGGTTCCGGTGGCGGCGTGTATGTCCTTGATGTGTCAAACCCTTCACAGCCGGTAAAGGTGTCTGAGGCGATTCATACAGGAGGTTTCGTTGAAGGGTTCTTTTATCGCAGCAATCTTCTTTATATTGCTGATGGACAGGCAGGTCTTGAAATCTGGGATGTTACAAATCCGAACTCGCCTTCAAAATTGGGTTCTTACGATACACCATACTCTGCTTATGGTGTTTATGTATCGGGTTCTTATGCCTATGTTGCTGATTATTCTGGGCTTCGTGTGATTGATGTGTCAGACCCGAGAAATCCGCAGGAGATAGGCAATTATGATACACCACGCTATACTTATGGTGTTTATGTGTCTGGTTCTTATGTCTATGTGGCTGATTGGGATGCTGGACTTCAGATTTATCAGTTTGTACCGCCGGGAGAAGAAAAGGGGATTGCTTCGCCTTCGGCGCGCAACGGCTTAGTGGTCTATCCGAATCCGGCGCGGTCATCGTTTACTATTCGGTTAAGTGAGGGTGTGGACCGAATTAAAATTTATGACTGTGATGGCAGGCTGGTTAAAGAGATTGCTTCGGGCTCACGCCCTCGCAATGACAGAGAGGGTGAGGATTGCAAAGAGAATATAGTCACAATCCAACTTGATAACATAAAGTCCGGGGTGTATTTTGTGCAGGCGGGTAAGCGGACCGAGAAGTTAATTGTGAAAGGGAGATAA
- a CDS encoding DNA/RNA non-specific endonuclease — protein sequence MRRLITVCLLSFCLLSATANSPLHPYGAPDPSEPNLKVLHYRAFDCGYLPRVKTSLWVSYLYHRATALNRPRYRGKFMPDTFRLKKSEAAFPAVYESVPGFIRHQLDKGHLAPDAAIKVFGTEAQKETYFLTNIIPQFANTNRFIWAALEKNIRDWAGSKDTVWVTVGPVFYPGQDTFWLGTHQVPIPHACYCVVFKRPAKLIAFVVPNDSIRRTGKHLPRFLVSVDSVEKLTGLDLFPGLPPVLEQKVEPAKPKKMWQFRP from the coding sequence GTGCGACGACTGATTACCGTTTGTCTGTTGTCCTTCTGCCTTCTGAGCGCAACCGCAAATTCACCCTTACACCCTTATGGCGCACCTGACCCGTCTGAACCAAACCTAAAAGTACTGCACTATCGGGCGTTTGACTGCGGATACCTGCCCCGGGTAAAAACTTCCCTCTGGGTCTCTTACCTTTACCATCGCGCAACCGCACTTAACCGACCCCGATATCGGGGTAAGTTTATGCCCGACACCTTCCGGCTCAAAAAGTCCGAAGCCGCATTCCCGGCGGTTTACGAATCTGTGCCCGGATTTATTCGCCATCAACTGGACAAGGGTCATCTCGCACCCGATGCCGCGATTAAGGTGTTTGGCACCGAGGCGCAAAAGGAAACCTACTTCCTCACCAACATCATCCCCCAGTTTGCCAATACCAACCGGTTTATCTGGGCAGCGCTCGAGAAAAACATCCGGGATTGGGCAGGTTCAAAAGACACCGTCTGGGTAACGGTTGGACCGGTCTTTTATCCTGGTCAGGACACCTTCTGGCTCGGTACCCATCAGGTGCCGATTCCCCATGCCTGTTATTGCGTGGTGTTCAAAAGACCGGCAAAACTTATCGCCTTTGTCGTCCCGAACGACTCAATTCGGCGCACCGGCAAACACCTGCCCCGGTTTCTCGTCAGTGTGGACTCGGTAGAGAAGTTGACCGGTCTTGACCTCTTTCCCGGTCTGCCGCCTGTCCTCGAACAAAAGGTGGAACCGGCAAAACCGAAAAAGATGTGGCAATTTCGTCCTTAG
- a CDS encoding 3-phosphoglycerate dehydrogenase: protein MKVIITDPIAPEGVQILRSAGFTVDEKPGIAPDELLKVIPEYDAIIVRSATKVTADVIQAGKNLKVIGRAGVGLDNVDKKAADARGIKVVNTPEATSISVAELALGMMFACARSIPQATASLRAGKWEKKAFHGIELYGKTLGIIGAGRIGSELAKRALALGMKVLVNRLSDKPVQYGEACDLDRLLKESDFISLHIPKTDKTYHLLNKEAFAKMKKGVIIINCARGGVIDEAALYEAIQSGIVAMAALDVFEKEPLDDFKLFSLPQVIGTPHIGAQTREGQLRAGVQIAEKVRDALKGA from the coding sequence ATGAAAGTAATCATTACCGACCCAATCGCCCCGGAAGGGGTTCAGATTTTGCGTTCTGCCGGCTTTACCGTTGATGAAAAGCCGGGCATTGCACCTGATGAGTTGTTAAAGGTAATTCCCGAATACGATGCCATCATCGTCCGCAGCGCTACCAAGGTCACCGCCGATGTGATTCAGGCGGGCAAGAACCTCAAAGTCATTGGCCGTGCCGGTGTTGGCTTGGACAATGTGGACAAAAAGGCGGCTGATGCCCGCGGCATCAAAGTGGTGAATACGCCCGAGGCAACCTCAATTTCGGTTGCCGAACTGGCACTGGGAATGATGTTCGCCTGTGCCCGTTCCATTCCGCAGGCAACCGCGTCCTTACGCGCCGGAAAGTGGGAGAAGAAGGCGTTCCACGGTATCGAACTGTACGGCAAAACTTTGGGCATCATCGGTGCTGGTCGCATCGGCTCTGAACTGGCAAAAAGAGCCCTGGCACTCGGGATGAAGGTGCTGGTAAACCGTCTTTCCGATAAGCCGGTACAGTATGGCGAAGCCTGCGACCTTGACCGTTTGTTAAAAGAGTCCGACTTCATCTCCCTCCACATCCCGAAAACCGATAAGACCTATCACCTCCTCAACAAAGAGGCGTTTGCGAAGATGAAGAAAGGCGTAATCATCATCAACTGTGCCCGGGGTGGAGTGATTGATGAGGCGGCGCTTTACGAAGCGATTCAGTCCGGGATTGTAGCGATGGCGGCGCTGGATGTGTTTGAAAAGGAACCGCTTGATGACTTCAAACTGTTCTCTCTACCCCAGGTAATTGGCACCCCCCACATCGGCGCCCAGACCAGAGAGGGACAGCTGCGCGCCGGCGTCCAGATTGCCGAAAAGGTCCGGGATGCATTGAAGGGGGCATAA
- the rocD gene encoding ornithine--oxo-acid transaminase, producing MNTKEHIELVERYAAHNYHPLPVVLTRGEGVWVEDVDGNRYLDMLSSYSALNQGHRHPKILKALSEQMNRLCLTSRAFHNDQLGPFCKLLCEITGQDRVLLMNSGAEGVETAIKCARRWGYTKKGVAPNQAEIVVCANNFHGRTITIISFSTEPLYQDGFGPFTPGFKVIPYNDIDALKRAINQNTVGFLVEPIQGEGGIIVPDKGYLKAAQEVCQENRVLFILDEIQTGMGRTGKLFCYQYEDVKPDLLILGKALGGGCMPVSAVCGPDAVMDAFVPGNHGSTFGGNPLACAVGKAAVEVILEEKLPERSAELGAYFLSELKKLNSPLVAEVRGRGLFIGVELKPEAGPARVYCEKLLKLGILAKDTHEKVIRFAPPLVIKKEEIDWALERISQVLKG from the coding sequence TTGAATACTAAGGAGCATATTGAACTCGTTGAGCGTTATGCTGCGCACAACTACCATCCGCTGCCCGTGGTTTTAACCCGGGGAGAAGGTGTTTGGGTGGAGGATGTTGATGGGAACCGGTATCTTGATATGCTGTCGTCTTATTCGGCGCTGAATCAGGGTCATCGCCATCCAAAAATCCTGAAGGCGCTGAGCGAGCAGATGAACCGGCTGTGTTTGACTTCAAGGGCGTTTCACAACGACCAGTTAGGACCGTTCTGTAAACTGCTGTGTGAAATTACCGGTCAGGACCGAGTGCTTTTGATGAACTCCGGTGCCGAAGGGGTGGAGACGGCGATTAAGTGTGCCCGGCGCTGGGGTTATACGAAAAAGGGTGTTGCGCCGAATCAGGCGGAGATAGTTGTCTGCGCCAACAATTTTCATGGCAGGACAATTACCATCATCAGTTTCTCGACCGAACCGCTTTATCAGGATGGTTTTGGTCCTTTTACCCCTGGTTTTAAGGTGATTCCCTATAATGACATTGACGCCTTAAAGCGGGCGATTAATCAGAATACGGTCGGTTTTCTTGTTGAGCCGATTCAGGGTGAGGGCGGCATCATTGTGCCGGATAAGGGGTATCTGAAGGCGGCGCAGGAGGTGTGCCAGGAGAATCGGGTGCTGTTTATTCTAGACGAGATTCAGACCGGAATGGGACGGACCGGCAAACTTTTCTGTTACCAGTATGAGGATGTCAAGCCTGACCTTTTGATTTTGGGCAAGGCGCTTGGTGGTGGCTGTATGCCGGTTTCGGCGGTTTGCGGACCCGATGCGGTGATGGATGCGTTTGTGCCGGGCAATCACGGTTCAACATTTGGTGGAAATCCGCTTGCCTGCGCGGTTGGTAAAGCGGCGGTTGAGGTGATTCTTGAGGAGAAACTGCCCGAACGGTCAGCCGAGCTGGGTGCATACTTTCTTTCCGAACTGAAGAAACTGAATTCACCGCTGGTGGCAGAAGTCAGGGGCCGGGGTTTGTTTATCGGTGTGGAGTTGAAGCCGGAAGCCGGACCAGCGCGGGTATATTGCGAAAAACTGCTCAAACTGGGCATCCTTGCCAAGGATACGCACGAGAAGGTGATTCGGTTTGCCCCGCCGCTGGTAATCAAGAAGGAGGAGATTGACTGGGCGCTGGAAAGAATTAGCCAGGTGCTGAAAGGGTAG
- a CDS encoding TGS domain-containing protein, with product MPANLTPEFKQAEERFRQAKTPEEKLLCLEEMLATIPKHKGTEKMQADIKSRIARLRRELSEGKGGGKRSDWFHIEKQGAGQVAVFGPPNCGKSALVRKLTGLNTEVAAYPFTTTRPMAGMMRFEEIQIQLIDTPPLEKDSPAWLFHILRTADALVWLIDLSDDTLLETTEQVEQLLIQNRIIGPEAYRQPPLLRVGTKVDAPGALDRLAVLKELLGEIPLLLVSVETKQGLDEFRRAAFTSLNIIRVYTKKPGKPPDLQDPVILKNPATVIDAAYYLHKDFARKLSYARLWNASGFSGQRVEREHILTDKDIVEFHIQE from the coding sequence ATGCCGGCAAACTTAACACCTGAGTTCAAGCAAGCCGAAGAGCGGTTCCGTCAGGCAAAAACGCCCGAAGAAAAACTGCTCTGCCTTGAAGAGATGCTTGCAACCATCCCCAAGCACAAAGGCACCGAAAAGATGCAGGCGGACATCAAAAGCCGCATCGCCCGGCTGCGCCGCGAACTTTCTGAAGGCAAAGGTGGTGGCAAACGTTCTGACTGGTTCCATATTGAAAAACAGGGCGCGGGTCAGGTGGCGGTATTTGGTCCGCCCAACTGCGGCAAATCTGCCCTAGTGCGGAAGTTGACCGGTTTAAACACCGAGGTCGCCGCCTACCCTTTTACCACCACCCGACCGATGGCAGGAATGATGCGGTTTGAAGAAATCCAGATTCAACTGATTGACACGCCACCCCTTGAAAAAGATTCCCCTGCCTGGCTCTTTCACATCCTGCGCACCGCGGATGCGCTCGTCTGGCTCATTGACCTGAGCGACGACACTTTGCTTGAAACCACCGAACAGGTTGAGCAACTTTTAATCCAGAACCGCATCATCGGACCCGAAGCTTATCGCCAGCCACCTTTACTGCGGGTTGGCACCAAGGTTGATGCCCCTGGTGCTCTGGACCGGCTTGCGGTGCTGAAAGAACTGCTGGGCGAAATTCCATTGCTTCTCGTCTCAGTTGAGACCAAACAGGGACTGGATGAGTTTCGCCGTGCCGCCTTCACCAGTTTGAACATCATCCGCGTTTACACCAAAAAACCGGGCAAACCGCCTGATTTGCAGGACCCGGTAATTCTCAAAAATCCGGCAACGGTGATTGACGCCGCCTACTATCTCCACAAAGACTTTGCCCGCAAACTTTCCTATGCCCGGCTCTGGAACGCAAGCGGCTTTTCGGGCCAGCGCGTGGAACGGGAGCATATCCTTACCGACAAGGACATCGTCGAATTTCATATTCAGGAATAG